Proteins co-encoded in one Pseudobdellovibrionaceae bacterium genomic window:
- a CDS encoding flagellar basal body-associated FliL family protein — protein sequence MAAAAEQGGDKPKKPFPVKMLMTALLLVANLGTVGGGLYLTYAATLGFVPPQVREAELQQIRKLASEAQEATPEEPLIYTMDKITVNLNGEPKRMVRIEVNVELLNPIGFSEIMENDRRAKVRDSVTDLLGRQSFTDIESIQGKLFLKDRIASDLNSILDQGIVKAVYFSEFVVQ from the coding sequence ATGGCGGCAGCAGCAGAACAGGGCGGCGATAAACCGAAGAAACCCTTCCCGGTCAAAATGCTGATGACCGCGCTTCTCCTTGTCGCCAATTTGGGCACGGTCGGTGGCGGGTTGTATCTGACCTACGCGGCGACCTTGGGTTTCGTTCCGCCGCAAGTGCGTGAAGCAGAACTGCAGCAGATCCGCAAACTGGCCAGCGAAGCCCAAGAGGCGACGCCTGAAGAGCCGCTCATTTACACCATGGACAAGATCACCGTGAACCTCAATGGCGAACCGAAACGGATGGTGCGCATCGAGGTGAACGTGGAGCTTCTGAATCCGATCGGCTTTTCCGAGATCATGGAGAACGACCGTCGCGCGAAAGTGCGGGACTCGGTCACCGACCTGCTGGGTCGTCAGTCCTTCACCGATATCGAATCCATCCAAGGCAAACTCTTCCTGAAAGACCGCATCGCGAGCGACCTGAACTCCATTCTGGACCAAGGCATCGTGAAAGCCGTTTATTTTTCGGAGTTTGTCGTCCAGTAA
- a CDS encoding L,D-transpeptidase codes for MRSSIGSFASYGCIRMLNEDIEDLYARVSIGQPVVMRDDRTPRGR; via the coding sequence ATGCGCTCGAGCATCGGCTCGTTCGCCTCTTACGGCTGCATTCGGATGTTGAACGAGGATATCGAGGATCTTTACGCGCGTGTGTCGATCGGTCAGCCCGTCGTCATGCGCGACGACCGGACGCCGCGCGGCCGTTAA
- a CDS encoding 30S ribosomal protein S1, with translation MSRQLSKAQQEKAKVLALLDQADSDVAQNPGIETKSSLKNDFETLFSESMKEQDFKAGDIVTGTVVEVQTDYVLVDINYKSEGLVPINEFRIVDGVRAVNPGDKVEVLIDRIENENGMIGLSKNKADMMKAWNDISKAAENEEVIEGTVIAKVKGGLSVDIGVTAFLPGSQIDLRPVRNMDQFIGKKYKFKVIKFNKKRGNIVLSRRALLEEERESLRTQTLDQIKEGSQVTGVVKNITDYGAFIDLGGMDGLLHITDMSWGRVKHPSEIINVGDEIQVKVLKFDNEKERVSLGLKQLQPDPWETVKQAFPVGAKLKGKVVSLAEYGAFVELAEGVEGLIHVSEMSWTKRVKHPSQILNVGDEVDVQVLEVDTENRRISLGMKQLMANPWIEIKESYQPGTIIEGEIKSITDFGIFVGVEDGIDGLVHISDFSWTKRVNHPSEMFTKGQQVRAVVLGVDIEQERFSLGLKQLENDPWSNIESKYGVGTQHEVKVTKIADFGVFVELESDIEGLIHVSELSTDRVNAPSEFCKAGDVLKAEVISIDKDARKIGLSSKLVKLREQKGDVEDYAKKATSSAKTSFGDLFADQLKGATSTKKEE, from the coding sequence ATGAGTCGTCAACTCTCAAAAGCTCAGCAGGAAAAAGCAAAGGTTTTGGCCTTGCTGGATCAGGCTGACTCCGATGTCGCCCAAAATCCTGGAATTGAAACTAAATCGTCGCTCAAAAACGACTTCGAAACGCTGTTCAGCGAGTCGATGAAAGAGCAAGATTTTAAAGCGGGTGATATCGTCACCGGCACCGTCGTCGAAGTTCAAACCGACTACGTGCTCGTCGACATCAATTACAAATCCGAAGGCCTTGTGCCGATCAACGAATTCCGCATCGTCGATGGCGTCCGTGCCGTAAACCCGGGCGACAAAGTCGAAGTTCTCATCGATCGGATCGAGAACGAAAACGGAATGATCGGTCTGTCGAAGAACAAAGCCGACATGATGAAAGCTTGGAACGACATTTCCAAAGCGGCCGAGAACGAAGAAGTCATCGAAGGAACCGTCATCGCCAAAGTCAAAGGCGGTCTGTCGGTCGATATCGGTGTCACGGCGTTTTTGCCCGGTTCGCAGATCGATCTGCGTCCCGTTCGCAACATGGACCAGTTCATCGGCAAGAAGTACAAATTCAAAGTCATCAAGTTCAACAAGAAGCGCGGAAACATCGTTCTCTCGCGTCGCGCGTTGCTTGAGGAAGAGCGCGAGTCGCTCCGCACCCAGACTCTGGATCAAATCAAAGAAGGATCGCAAGTCACGGGCGTCGTGAAGAACATCACCGATTACGGTGCGTTCATCGACCTCGGCGGCATGGACGGTCTTCTCCACATCACCGATATGTCGTGGGGCCGCGTGAAGCACCCTTCGGAAATCATCAATGTGGGCGACGAAATCCAAGTGAAGGTCCTGAAGTTCGACAACGAAAAAGAGCGCGTCTCTTTGGGCTTGAAGCAACTGCAGCCTGATCCGTGGGAAACCGTGAAACAAGCTTTCCCCGTCGGCGCGAAGCTGAAGGGCAAAGTCGTTTCGTTGGCGGAATACGGCGCATTCGTCGAACTGGCTGAAGGCGTTGAAGGCCTGATCCACGTTTCGGAAATGAGCTGGACGAAGCGCGTGAAGCATCCCTCGCAGATCCTGAACGTCGGCGACGAAGTGGACGTCCAAGTTTTGGAAGTCGACACCGAGAACCGCCGTATCTCGTTGGGTATGAAACAACTGATGGCGAATCCCTGGATCGAGATCAAAGAATCGTACCAGCCCGGAACGATCATCGAAGGCGAGATCAAATCGATCACGGACTTCGGGATCTTCGTTGGCGTGGAAGACGGTATCGACGGTCTGGTTCACATCTCGGATTTCTCGTGGACCAAGCGTGTTAACCATCCCTCGGAAATGTTCACCAAAGGTCAACAGGTCCGTGCGGTGGTCTTGGGCGTGGATATCGAGCAAGAGCGTTTCTCGCTCGGCTTGAAACAGCTCGAGAACGATCCCTGGTCGAACATCGAATCGAAATACGGCGTCGGCACACAGCATGAAGTGAAGGTCACTAAGATCGCGGACTTCGGTGTGTTCGTTGAGCTGGAAAGCGATATCGAAGGTCTGATCCACGTTTCGGAACTTTCGACGGACCGTGTGAACGCTCCTTCGGAATTCTGCAAAGCGGGCGATGTCCTGAAAGCGGAAGTCATCTCGATCGACAAAGACGCTCGTAAGATCGGTCTGTCGTCGAAGCTGGTGAAGCTCCGTGAGCAAAAAGGCGATGTCGAGGACTACGCGAAGAAGGCGACTTCTTCGGCGAAGACCAGCTTCGGTGATCTGTTCGCAGATCAGCTGAAGGGCGCGACTTCGACTAAAAAAGAAGAATAA
- a CDS encoding response regulator yields the protein MRRSSLQGVRILVVDDEEMLREVVVELLQQKGCVVSEAPSGNKAFEKLKAEDFDVLLTDVRMPDGDGLRLIQRLCDELPHRRPQILVCSGFSDVTTEMVRDLRIARILQKPFTMTELVDILMKLI from the coding sequence ATGCGCAGGTCATCACTTCAAGGCGTGCGAATTCTGGTGGTCGACGACGAAGAAATGCTTCGCGAGGTGGTCGTTGAACTTTTGCAGCAAAAAGGCTGCGTGGTCAGCGAGGCTCCAAGCGGCAACAAGGCTTTCGAAAAACTGAAGGCCGAAGACTTCGATGTTCTTTTGACCGATGTGCGGATGCCCGATGGCGACGGACTCCGTCTGATCCAGCGTTTGTGCGATGAGCTGCCCCACCGCCGCCCGCAAATCCTGGTCTGCTCGGGATTCAGCGACGTCACCACCGAGATGGTCCGCGATCTGCGGATCGCGCGTATCCTGCAGAAGCCCTTCACCATGACCGAGCTCGTCGATATCTTGATGAAGCTGATTTAG
- a CDS encoding insulinase family protein produces the protein MIQSLFALLSACVLHAQTPVGVSANQTTTTNPVPQARPGGLKPVAPTSLRLEFPVEKFQLANGLTVILHQDRSVPLISYHTWYRVGSRDEKPGITGAAHMLEHMMFKGAKKYSNKDFDRILQENGITNNAFTTWDYTGYYENLPSSKLELIMDVEVDRMRHLALKAEDLKSELEVVKEERRWRIDNNPPSLLREAMFNALFKPHPYNWPVIGTMDDIAAYTTDKLRPFYDTFYVPNNAVLVLAGDFDIPSTKKLIERHYGVLERRELPARSYAPAAEPKKAERFTVEAEVQNSTVIIGYKGVESGHPDSFALDLAAAVLGAGDSSRLYKKLVYRDQTATSAGGYNITNADPGAFMVLAAMKPGLKTAGAEKILREEVLRLQKELVTETELQKVKNQLMKDYIDGLTTIDGKAQALATNEILFGSFEKLFTDLEKYKAVTVKDIQRVAQKYLRTEREIVGILNPRARQKASVQ, from the coding sequence ATGATTCAGTCGCTATTCGCTCTGCTGTCCGCCTGCGTTTTGCACGCACAAACGCCCGTGGGCGTTTCAGCCAACCAGACGACCACCACGAACCCGGTTCCGCAAGCGCGACCCGGGGGACTGAAGCCGGTCGCACCGACCTCACTGCGGTTGGAGTTTCCGGTTGAAAAGTTCCAGCTCGCGAACGGGCTGACCGTGATCCTGCATCAGGACCGCAGCGTGCCGCTGATCAGTTACCATACGTGGTACCGGGTCGGCTCGCGGGACGAAAAGCCCGGCATCACGGGCGCGGCGCACATGCTCGAGCACATGATGTTCAAGGGCGCGAAGAAGTACTCGAACAAAGACTTCGACCGCATCCTGCAAGAGAACGGCATCACCAACAACGCGTTCACGACCTGGGACTACACCGGCTACTACGAGAATCTTCCCAGCTCGAAGCTCGAACTCATCATGGATGTGGAGGTCGATCGCATGCGCCATCTGGCGCTGAAGGCGGAAGATCTGAAAAGCGAGCTGGAAGTCGTGAAGGAAGAGCGGCGTTGGCGCATCGACAACAATCCTCCGTCGTTGCTACGCGAGGCGATGTTTAATGCCTTGTTCAAACCCCATCCCTACAACTGGCCCGTGATCGGCACGATGGATGACATCGCGGCCTACACGACCGACAAGCTGCGCCCGTTCTACGACACGTTCTACGTCCCGAACAACGCGGTGCTGGTGCTGGCTGGTGATTTCGATATCCCTTCGACGAAGAAGTTGATCGAGCGTCATTACGGCGTGCTGGAACGTCGCGAATTGCCCGCGCGCAGTTACGCTCCGGCGGCCGAACCTAAAAAAGCCGAGCGCTTCACCGTCGAAGCGGAAGTGCAGAATTCGACCGTGATCATCGGTTACAAAGGTGTCGAGAGCGGTCACCCCGACTCGTTCGCCCTGGATCTGGCGGCGGCGGTGCTGGGCGCGGGCGACAGTTCACGTTTGTACAAAAAACTCGTTTACCGCGATCAGACGGCGACGTCGGCGGGCGGTTACAACATCACGAACGCCGATCCCGGCGCGTTCATGGTGCTCGCGGCGATGAAGCCCGGTTTAAAAACCGCCGGTGCCGAGAAAATCCTGCGCGAAGAGGTTCTGCGTCTGCAGAAAGAGCTCGTGACCGAAACCGAGCTGCAAAAAGTGAAGAACCAGCTGATGAAGGATTATATCGACGGTCTGACGACCATCGACGGCAAGGCGCAGGCTTTGGCCACGAACGAAATCCTGTTCGGCTCTTTCGAAAAGCTGTTCACCGATTTGGAAAAGTACAAAGCCGTCACCGTGAAGGATATCCAGCGGGTGGCGCAGAAGTATCTGCGCACCGAACGTGAGATCGTCGGCATCTTGAATCCCCGTGCCCGTCAGAAAGCGAGCGTGCAATGA
- a CDS encoding HlyC/CorC family transporter, with amino-acid sequence MGPLFIILICLGLNAVLASLEMALVTVRKPELRSLAKKGSQQAGRILLLKDNPERALSTIQIGITLVGAISAAVGGAGAEETLAPYFEAQFGLSERMSEGLAIAAIVLPLTYFSVVVGELVPKTIALRYPMRVLSFGFFWLELGEKLLSPVVTLLEISTKLLLKILPKQKDAEASPHVDLEGIPKFHQQYIVNLANIETRRIGDIMLPWAQVGYVDHRADFESVLNRVIQSGHTRLPVIHNNELEGTLNSKEFLAFASSGSRDWQTLIRPAVTVSTDAAILPTLRQLQEKRRHMAIVMANGELKGLVTIEDIFEEITGDLWDEDDDGLVRRLLSQRGTRVPPTAKR; translated from the coding sequence ATGGGTCCATTGTTCATCATTCTGATCTGCCTGGGGCTAAACGCGGTGCTGGCCTCCCTTGAAATGGCGTTGGTCACCGTCCGTAAGCCCGAACTCCGCTCCCTCGCCAAAAAAGGAAGCCAGCAAGCCGGTCGCATCCTGCTGCTGAAAGACAATCCCGAGCGCGCGCTCTCGACGATCCAAATCGGCATCACGCTCGTCGGCGCGATCTCGGCCGCGGTCGGCGGAGCCGGCGCCGAGGAAACTCTCGCCCCCTATTTCGAAGCGCAGTTCGGTCTTTCCGAAAGAATGTCGGAGGGGCTGGCGATCGCCGCGATCGTCCTGCCGCTGACCTACTTCAGCGTCGTGGTCGGCGAACTCGTTCCGAAAACGATCGCGCTTCGTTACCCCATGCGCGTCTTGTCCTTCGGCTTTTTCTGGCTGGAACTCGGCGAAAAGCTGCTTTCCCCCGTCGTCACCTTGCTCGAGATTTCGACGAAGCTTCTGCTGAAGATCCTGCCGAAACAAAAAGACGCCGAGGCCTCGCCACACGTCGATCTGGAAGGCATCCCGAAGTTCCACCAGCAGTACATCGTGAATCTGGCGAACATCGAAACCCGTCGCATCGGCGACATCATGCTCCCCTGGGCGCAGGTCGGCTACGTCGATCACCGCGCGGATTTCGAATCGGTTTTGAATCGCGTGATCCAAAGCGGACACACGCGCCTGCCCGTCATTCACAACAACGAACTCGAAGGCACGCTGAACTCGAAAGAGTTTCTGGCGTTCGCCTCTTCCGGAAGTCGCGACTGGCAAACGCTGATCCGCCCGGCCGTCACGGTTTCGACCGACGCCGCGATCCTGCCCACGCTCCGCCAACTGCAGGAAAAACGTCGTCACATGGCGATCGTCATGGCGAACGGCGAGCTGAAGGGCCTGGTGACCATCGAGGACATCTTCGAAGAGATCACGGGTGATTTGTGGGACGAGGACGATGACGGACTCGTGCGCCGTCTGCTCAGTCAACGCGGCACCCGCGTGCCCCCGACCGCTAAACGCTAG
- a CDS encoding NAD-dependent deacylase gives MARGTHRNLVILTGAGISAESGIRTFRDADGLWEDHRIEDVATPEAFARDPVLVQRFYNLRRAQLLEKSLAPNAGHLALARLEEEWDGDFLLVTQNVDNLHERAGSRRLLHMHGELQKVLCLSCEGRSSWTMDLNAEIPCPRCQTSGQLRPDIVWFGEMPYHMDVIQESLESCGLFLAIGTSGQVYPAAGFVRWAGRAHKIELNPLSTPVSDDFDEHVRGPASVTVPALVEKLLASV, from the coding sequence ATGGCCCGAGGCACCCACCGCAACCTCGTTATCTTAACCGGCGCCGGCATCTCGGCCGAGTCCGGGATCCGCACCTTCCGCGACGCCGACGGCTTGTGGGAAGATCACCGCATTGAAGACGTCGCGACGCCCGAAGCCTTCGCGCGCGACCCGGTGCTCGTGCAACGGTTCTACAATTTACGTCGGGCGCAGCTTCTGGAAAAGTCCTTGGCCCCGAACGCGGGGCACTTGGCGCTCGCGCGTTTGGAAGAAGAGTGGGACGGCGACTTTCTGCTCGTCACCCAAAACGTCGACAATCTGCACGAACGCGCGGGCAGCCGTCGCCTGCTCCACATGCACGGAGAGCTGCAAAAGGTGCTTTGCCTGTCGTGCGAAGGCCGCTCGTCGTGGACCATGGACTTGAACGCCGAGATTCCGTGTCCGCGTTGCCAAACCTCGGGGCAGCTGCGCCCCGATATCGTGTGGTTCGGCGAGATGCCCTACCACATGGACGTGATCCAAGAGTCGCTCGAAAGCTGCGGGCTCTTCCTGGCGATCGGGACGTCGGGGCAAGTTTATCCGGCGGCGGGTTTCGTCCGCTGGGCGGGCCGCGCGCACAAGATCGAGTTGAATCCGCTTTCGACGCCGGTCTCGGATGACTTCGACGAGCACGTGCGGGGGCCCGCAAGCGTGACCGTGCCGGCGCTCGTCGAAAAACTTCTGGCTAGCGTTTAG
- a CDS encoding rhomboid family intramembrane serine protease yields MRVNVPPFSTTLKVLIGLNVGMWLIGQFLFEQVLGLPISPYLSLVPGLVYENGFVWQLFTYMFLHSTSSIMHIVFNLLMLWMIGSELEQRWGRRFFVSFYVGSGFGAAVIYTMGILIYSGLTKNQQYAAIPVVGASGAIFGLLLAYGILFGERVMHFMMLFPMKAKYFVMILGGIEVVSLMTSGPAGGQVANLAHLGGLIAGYAILIGWTMWQRRGWNQKKTKTRNLRLVVNNKPDDDSNKNGPKYWN; encoded by the coding sequence ATGCGCGTGAACGTTCCCCCTTTTTCGACAACGCTTAAGGTCCTGATCGGACTCAACGTCGGAATGTGGCTGATCGGGCAGTTTCTGTTCGAACAGGTTTTGGGATTGCCGATCTCGCCGTACCTTTCGCTCGTGCCCGGTCTGGTCTACGAGAACGGTTTTGTTTGGCAGCTGTTCACGTACATGTTCCTGCATTCGACCTCGTCGATCATGCATATCGTGTTCAATCTTTTGATGTTGTGGATGATCGGCTCGGAGCTGGAACAGCGTTGGGGACGTCGCTTCTTCGTGAGTTTCTACGTCGGTTCGGGTTTTGGCGCGGCCGTGATCTACACCATGGGGATTTTGATCTATTCGGGTCTCACTAAAAATCAGCAGTACGCGGCGATTCCCGTGGTGGGGGCGTCGGGCGCGATCTTTGGGCTGCTCTTGGCCTACGGGATTTTGTTTGGCGAACGTGTGATGCATTTCATGATGCTCTTCCCGATGAAGGCGAAATATTTCGTCATGATTCTGGGTGGGATCGAGGTCGTTTCGCTGATGACCAGTGGACCTGCGGGCGGACAGGTGGCGAACCTTGCGCACTTGGGTGGACTCATTGCGGGCTATGCGATTTTGATCGGTTGGACGATGTGGCAACGTCGCGGTTGGAACCAGAAAAAGACCAAAACGCGGAACCTGCGTTTGGTGGTCAACAACAAGCCCGACGACGATTCCAATAAGAATGGTCCCAAGTACTGGAATTGA
- a CDS encoding HIT domain-containing protein translates to MAKKRAAKKTVKKTVKKVSRRAAGAAKKSASRKTTPDFLQVAGERWPMERNVLFRPERLQYVRKLVPEVGCVFCRCAETEPKFETLCVYQSKHSMVVLNKFPYNSGHILVVPKRHVGQIFDLQDEEYFDLMNLVRLAARVVEGAYQPAGFNLGMNHGKVSGAGIPEHLHYHIVPRWAGDLNFFPLIAETKVVIENLESSFDRLRMSFQNLGLEPIPKPGGG, encoded by the coding sequence ATGGCGAAGAAGCGGGCGGCGAAAAAGACGGTCAAGAAGACGGTCAAAAAAGTCAGCCGTCGCGCCGCGGGCGCGGCCAAAAAAAGCGCGAGCCGTAAAACCACGCCGGACTTCCTGCAGGTTGCGGGCGAGCGCTGGCCCATGGAAAGAAACGTTCTTTTCCGTCCCGAGCGCCTGCAGTACGTCCGCAAACTCGTGCCCGAAGTGGGGTGCGTGTTTTGTCGCTGCGCCGAGACCGAACCGAAGTTCGAGACCTTGTGCGTTTACCAAAGCAAACACTCGATGGTCGTCCTCAATAAATTTCCTTACAACTCGGGACACATCCTGGTCGTGCCGAAGCGGCATGTGGGGCAGATCTTCGACCTTCAGGACGAAGAGTATTTCGACCTCATGAACCTCGTACGCTTGGCCGCGCGGGTCGTCGAGGGCGCCTACCAACCGGCGGGTTTCAACCTGGGTATGAACCACGGCAAGGTCTCGGGGGCCGGGATTCCCGAGCACCTGCATTACCACATCGTTCCGCGTTGGGCCGGGGACCTGAATTTCTTCCCGCTCATCGCCGAGACGAAGGTCGTGATCGAGAATCTGGAAAGCAGCTTTGACCGTTTGCGGATGTCGTTCCAGAATTTAGGCCTAGAGCCTATCCCAAAACCAGGTGGGGGTTGA
- the sppA gene encoding signal peptide peptidase SppA, whose translation MLLVLLVFFGGLWAVLLYTTSTSIFGGRSSKSSFASVSGGGDKILHLKIDGVIMDGRKFLEPLIEYKEDDKVKAIVIEINSPGGVVGPSQEIYEEIKRVRTDLKKPIVAVSTGLMASGAFYAAVAADKIIVQPGTLVGSIGVIMEFTNLEGLYNWAKVSRYSITTGKYKDSGAEYRQMRDDERDVFQSLVNDVLEQFVEAVATGRNLKTEDARAVADGRVFTGRQAKELGLVDEIGTREDAFKMAAEMAGLKEGKYDVMEPPRRRPSFFDMITGGDDDRGVQFEQAIDSAMKKILRTELTNRPLFLMPGVL comes from the coding sequence ATGTTGCTCGTCCTGCTCGTGTTTTTCGGCGGCCTTTGGGCCGTGCTGCTGTACACGACCTCCACTTCGATTTTCGGGGGGCGCTCTTCCAAAAGCAGTTTCGCTAGCGTCAGTGGCGGCGGCGATAAAATTTTGCACCTGAAGATCGACGGCGTGATCATGGACGGCCGTAAATTTCTGGAACCTTTGATCGAGTACAAAGAAGACGACAAGGTGAAAGCCATCGTCATCGAGATCAATTCGCCCGGCGGCGTGGTGGGCCCCTCGCAAGAGATCTACGAAGAGATCAAACGCGTGCGCACCGATCTGAAAAAACCCATCGTCGCGGTGTCGACGGGGCTCATGGCTTCGGGCGCGTTCTACGCGGCGGTCGCCGCCGATAAAATCATCGTGCAACCCGGAACCCTCGTCGGCTCGATCGGCGTGATCATGGAGTTCACGAATCTGGAAGGCCTTTACAACTGGGCGAAGGTTTCGCGCTACTCGATCACGACCGGAAAATACAAAGACTCGGGCGCCGAGTACCGGCAGATGCGCGACGATGAGCGCGACGTTTTCCAAAGTTTGGTGAACGACGTGCTTGAGCAGTTCGTCGAAGCCGTGGCCACCGGCCGCAATTTAAAAACCGAAGATGCCCGCGCCGTTGCGGACGGCCGTGTGTTCACCGGTCGTCAGGCGAAAGAGCTGGGGCTGGTCGACGAGATCGGCACACGCGAAGACGCCTTCAAGATGGCCGCCGAAATGGCCGGTTTGAAAGAGGGCAAATACGACGTCATGGAGCCGCCGCGCCGTCGTCCGAGCTTCTTCGACATGATCACCGGCGGCGACGACGATCGCGGCGTGCAGTTCGAACAAGCGATCGATTCGGCGATGAAAAAGATTTTGCGGACCGAGCTGACGAACCGTCCGCTCTTCCTGATGCCCGGAGTCCTTTGA
- a CDS encoding L,D-transpeptidase family protein encodes MTINELKSAKAVVWAVGALLWAAPLAHAEAPPAPGDAVPVTEPALFPEGLIAISPRTEFSKNIFLVDQARRILRVYQYENGLPRLVQEYPSDLGKRAGEKRRENDHRTPVGIYFLEQKKAQPEIPFSLYGSLAFTTDYPNIFDKREAKTGSGIWLHAVPDDVPLTRGSRGCVVVRNNVIKQLAPFVHLKQTPLVIYDSMKEVSLAEYQKQRTKYLEFVETWRHSWENEDIETYIKFYDPTFFNADMNYAQWYAHKKRLKGFYKSIEVQFSEPLILRNRDMVVIRMLQHYKSDRHEDFGEKTIHAHYSEQTGFRIVREDWKRMKVPADWAPTRTAQRSLSNVDPAKAIGD; translated from the coding sequence ATGACGATCAACGAACTCAAGTCCGCAAAGGCCGTGGTCTGGGCTGTGGGCGCTCTTTTATGGGCGGCCCCGCTGGCGCACGCCGAGGCTCCGCCCGCTCCGGGCGACGCCGTCCCCGTCACCGAGCCCGCTCTTTTTCCCGAGGGTCTGATCGCGATCAGTCCGCGGACGGAGTTTTCGAAAAACATCTTCCTGGTCGATCAAGCGCGCCGCATTCTGCGCGTGTATCAATACGAGAACGGCCTTCCCCGCTTGGTGCAGGAGTATCCGTCGGATCTCGGTAAACGCGCCGGCGAAAAACGCCGCGAAAACGATCACCGCACCCCCGTCGGCATTTACTTCCTTGAGCAGAAAAAAGCGCAGCCGGAAATTCCGTTCAGCCTGTACGGCTCGCTCGCGTTCACGACGGATTACCCGAACATCTTCGACAAACGCGAAGCCAAAACCGGCTCGGGCATTTGGTTGCACGCGGTTCCGGATGACGTCCCCTTGACCCGCGGTTCGCGGGGCTGCGTCGTCGTGCGCAACAACGTGATCAAACAGCTCGCGCCCTTCGTCCATCTGAAGCAAACGCCGCTCGTGATCTACGACTCAATGAAGGAAGTCAGCCTCGCCGAATACCAAAAGCAGCGGACGAAGTACCTGGAGTTCGTCGAAACCTGGCGTCACTCTTGGGAAAACGAAGACATCGAAACCTATATCAAGTTCTACGATCCGACCTTCTTCAATGCGGACATGAACTACGCGCAGTGGTATGCGCACAAGAAACGCCTGAAGGGTTTCTACAAATCGATCGAAGTGCAGTTTTCGGAGCCTTTGATTCTGCGCAATCGCGACATGGTCGTGATCCGTATGCTTCAGCACTACAAATCCGATCGGCACGAGGACTTCGGCGAAAAAACCATCCACGCCCACTACTCGGAGCAAACCGGCTTCCGCATCGTGCGCGAAGACTGGAAACGGATGAAAGTCCCCGCCGACTGGGCCCCCACCCGCACGGCCCAACGCTCGCTTTCGAACGTCGACCCCGCCAAAGCCATCGGCGACTGA
- a CDS encoding Bcr/CflA family multidrug efflux MFS transporter yields MDRHELDRRRLQIILILGVLSALGPLSIDMYLPAFAAIGADFGVAVDRVELSLASYFLGLSLGQIFYGTLTDRYGRKKPLYAGLAIYVIAAAGCALARSIDQLIVLRFLQALGACAGAVISRAVVRDLFGHRESARIFSALLLVMGIAPIVAPLAGGFLVKYAAWPVIFWICAGFAALTLIALGMFLPESKAADPSVEFSRAFHVYAGIFRDREFLRNALAGGFAQAAMFAYITASPNVFINVFGVAEQNFGWLFGANAAGLILCAQINSRLTRSFRPDQILRVSISMIAVLGVVLVAVSLWGGGLWLTWAPLFLFISTLGVTFPNSTADALASQGVRAGSASALIGTIQFVLAAMASGMVSAFHEASAFPMAVTMATCGMASALIYFGLEKKTWPEAPTATSLS; encoded by the coding sequence ATGGACCGACATGAGCTAGACCGCCGCCGCCTCCAAATCATTTTGATCCTGGGGGTGCTCAGCGCGTTGGGTCCGTTGTCGATCGATATGTACCTGCCGGCGTTCGCGGCCATCGGCGCCGACTTCGGCGTCGCCGTCGATCGGGTGGAGCTTTCGCTGGCGTCGTATTTTTTGGGCCTGTCCCTGGGGCAGATCTTTTACGGCACGTTGACCGATCGTTACGGTCGCAAGAAACCGCTTTACGCGGGACTCGCCATTTACGTGATCGCGGCGGCGGGCTGCGCACTCGCGCGCTCCATCGACCAACTGATCGTGCTGCGTTTTCTGCAAGCGCTGGGGGCTTGCGCGGGCGCGGTGATTTCACGCGCCGTCGTGCGTGACCTGTTCGGGCATCGCGAATCCGCCCGCATTTTTTCGGCGCTGCTTTTGGTCATGGGGATCGCGCCCATCGTCGCTCCGCTCGCCGGGGGATTTCTGGTGAAGTACGCGGCCTGGCCCGTGATCTTCTGGATCTGCGCGGGATTCGCGGCTTTGACCTTGATCGCGCTCGGGATGTTTTTGCCGGAAAGTAAAGCCGCGGATCCCTCGGTTGAATTCAGCAGAGCTTTTCACGTTTACGCGGGCATCTTCCGTGACCGGGAGTTTTTGCGCAACGCCTTGGCCGGCGGTTTCGCGCAGGCCGCGATGTTCGCTTACATCACGGCGTCGCCCAACGTGTTCATCAACGTCTTCGGCGTTGCCGAACAAAACTTCGGCTGGCTGTTCGGTGCGAACGCGGCGGGACTGATTTTGTGCGCGCAAATCAACTCGCGACTGACTCGCAGTTTCCGTCCCGACCAGATCCTGCGGGTGAGCATTTCCATGATCGCGGTGCTCGGGGTGGTGTTGGTGGCGGTGAGCCTCTGGGGTGGCGGCCTTTGGTTGACGTGGGCGCCGCTCTTTTTGTTCATTTCGACTTTGGGCGTGACCTTCCCGAATTCGACCGCCGACGCGTTGGCCAGCCAAGGTGTGCGTGCGGGGTCGGCCTCGGCGCTCATCGGAACGATTCAGTTCGTACTTGCGGCGATGGCGTCCGGAATGGTCAGCGCATTTCACGAGGCGAGCGCGTTTCCGATGGCGGTCACGATGGCGACTTGCGGGATGGCTTCGGCCCTGATTTACTTTGGGCTGGAGAAAAAGACATGGCCCGAGGCACCCACCGCAACCTCGTTATCTTAA